ACTACCAGGTAAGGAATGCGCAGCAGGCTGGCAATAAAGAAGTGCCTGTAAGTCTGCTCCACAATACCTTTGCGCGCATCGATCAGGATCAGGGATACCTGTGCATTGGAGGCACCGGTGACCATGTTCCTGGTATATTCGACGTGACCGGGAGTATCAGCAATAATATATTTACGGTTAGGTGTAGAGAAGTAAATATGTGCCACATCGATCGTGATACCCTGCTCTCTTTCTGCTACCAGGCCATCAGTGAGCAGAGACAGGTCAGTAAAGTCCAGGCCTTTGCGTTTGCTGGCTGCATGCAGCGCTTCCATTTTATCCTGTGGGATAGAGTTTGTATCATACAGCAGTCTACCTATCAAAGTGCTTTTACCGTCATCCACACTGCCGGATGTAGTTATACGTAAAACCTCCATTTATTGAAATTTCAGAATGTTAAAGTAATTGTTTAGAAATAACCTGCCTGCTTACGTTTTTCCATAGCAGCTTCCGAGCGTTTATCATCGATACGGGCGCCTCTTTCGGAGATCTTGGCCTCCAGTATTTCGGAGATGATATCTTCCAGTTTGTCAGCCTCGGAAATCACAGCAGCGGTACATGTCATATCGCCTACGGTACGGAAACGTACTTTTTGGCGGAACGGTACTTCTTCATCTGTGGTATTCAGGAATGGAGAAGCTGGCCAGTACATCCCATCCCTTTCTATAATGTCTCTTTCGTGGGAGAAATAGATAGAGGGGATTTCCAGTTTTTCTCTGCGTATATAGTTCCATACATCCAGCTCTGTCCAGTTGGAGATTGGGAATACACGAACGTTCTCACCGATGTTAATTTTACCATTCAGCATGTCGAACAGTTCAGGACGTTGCATTTTAGCGTTCCATTGTCCGAATTCATCTCTTACGGAGAAGATCCTTTCTTTGGCACGGGCTTTTTCTTCGTCACGGCGGGCACCTCCTATACAAGCATCATACTTCATCTCTTCGATGGCATCCAGCAGGGTTACTGTTTGCAGTGCATTGCGGCTGGCATATTTTCCGGTTTCTTCCTGTACTTTTCCCTGGTTGATGCTATCCTGTACATTTCTTACTACCAGTTCCAGGCCTAAGCTTTCAACAAGCCAGTCACGGAATTGGATCGTTTCAGGGAAGTTATGCCCTGTATCGATATGTAATAATGGAAAAGGACACTTACCTGGGTAAAAAGCCTTCTGAGCCAGTCTTACGATGGTGATAGAATCTTTACCACCTGAGAATAGGATGGCCGGCTTTTCAAACTGAGCAGCCGTTTCACGTAAAATATAGATGGCCTCATCTTCCAATGCCTGCGGAAACTCCCACTGTATTTTATTACTCATATATCTTGGTTTAACTGCCCATCGCGCGGAATGGGAACTTTTTGCCGTAAAGAAATTTTAACCGAAAAATACACGTAATCCTTTATCCGTGCAAGCCACATTCTTTCTTTGAGATTTCCCACCACCAGCGACCTGCACGTGGGTGTTCTCCTGGTTCAATGGCCCTGGTACAAGGGGCACAGCCAATGCTGATGAAACCCTGGTCATGGAGCTTATTATAAGGTACGTTGTTCGTTTTCAGGTAATCCAGCATCTGTTCAAATGTCCAGTTAATCAGGGGCTGATACTTGTACATCTGGCGGCTTTCGTCCCATTCAATGTCGTGGAGTGACTGGCGGTTTTCCGACTGTTCGGCGCGCAGCCCTGTGATCCAGACTTTCACCCCCTGCAATGCCCTGTTCAGCGGCACTACCTTGCGGATGTTACAGCATTCTTTGCGGTTTTCTACCGACTCATAAAAGCTGTTGGAGCCTTTTTCCTTGAGCAGTGATTCGACACTGGAGGTTTCAGGGAAATAGACTTCAAAATTTTGCTTGTAACGGGCGCGGGTCAGATCCATAAGATCATAGGTCTCCTGGAAGAGACGTCCCGTATCCAGTGTGAATACCCTTACAGGGATGTTGTGGCGCCAGATCATGTCGGCAATGACCTGATCTTCTTGTCCGAAGGAGGTGGAAAATGCCACGGCTCCCGGAAATTCTGCTGCCAGCCAGGCCATTGCTGCAGGTGCGTCAAGGCCTTCGATTGCTTGTCTGATGTCTTTCATCGTAATAATAAAACTTCCTTAGCTTCTTACAGATTCAACAAAATTACATAAACTCTATAAAAAAGATAGACTTATTTTGATAAACTATCCTTAAAAAAAAATCCCGCTACTACATGTAGCGGGATTCAATTGATTATCAATTTCTTAAGTGGTAACCTGTCTGGTTAATATATCCTTTAACGTCTTATTTTCCAGGATCTTAAGGGAGGCATCCCTTACCTTACTCATCACCTCATTGAGCCCGCATACTGTTTCATCTTTGCAATTTTCGCATCGTTCGTAGTAGTTCAGGCTTACGCATGGCAACAGTGCGATTGCACCGTCCAGCAGGCGGATGATTTTAGCCAGGGCTATCTCCTTTGGCGGCTTCATCAGGTAATAGCCACCGCCTTTACCCTTTTTACTTCCCAGGATACCGGCGTTTTTCAACTCCAGCAGAATGTTTTCCAGGAACTTAATGGATATATTTTTTTCCTGTGCAATCTCGGATATCAGGATCGGTCCTTTATCCTGATTTTCTGCCAGGTGAATAAGTGCATGAAAAGCGTATTGTGTTTTTTTCGATAGCATACTTATACAAAGATAATCCCTTTTTTATTTACTATAGGCTTAACACATCTTTCATACTGAACACACCCTTTTTGCCCTGAATCCATTCAGCTGCTACAACGGCGCCGGACGCAAATCCTTCTCTGGAATGAGCGGTGTGCGTAATGGTGATGTCGTCGATAGGGGAGGTATAGTTGATGATATGTGTACCTGGTGCCGGATCTATTCTTTTGGAAATGATGGCGAGTTCTGTTGGGGCGGTTGTTTCATCATTCACCCAGTTTTGCTTCCTGGTCACTTTTTCCAGTACCTGTTCTGCCAGGGAGATGGCGGTACCACTTGGCGCATCGCGCTTTTGGGTATGATGGATCTCTTCCATCGTTACATTGTACTGTGACTGTGGCGCCATCAGTTCGGCCAGTCGCTTATTCAGTTCGAAGAAGATATTTACGCCAATGCTGAAATTGCTTGCATACAGGAATGCCTGATGTTTTTCCAGGCAAAGCGCTGTTACTTCCGGCATTTTTTCCAGCCATCCGGTGCTGCCGCATATTACAGGTACATTGGCTTCAAAGCACTTCAGGATATTATTGTAAGCAGTTTCTGGTCCGGTAAATTCAATAGCCACATTGGCGTTTTGCAGGATTTCCTTATTGAGGAGGTCCTGGTTGTCTTTATCAATACGAGCTACGATCTCATGTCCTTTTGCAACGGCAATGGCTTCTATGGCCTTGCCCATTTTCCCGTAACCAATTAACGCTATTTTCATCCTTTGTATGTTGATTGTATGTGTTTTACCATTTGGTAGGAGCGGCCATAGCCAGCGAACTCACCGACTTCTTTTTAGAACCGCCCAGGTTCACTTTGAGGCAAAAGCCCAGGGCCTGGTTGTTGATCACGGTAGGGGTGATCTTAAAACTCAGATCGTCGCTCATATCAAAGTTACGCAGGTGGGCAAATACTGTTGCATCTACGATATTGAGGCTATATGCCAGTACGAATACGAGTACGGAATAATCTACGTACTCCCTGTATCCGTCACGCAGGTACTTCAGGCCGGCATCACTGTACAGGCCTACGTATGCGTCTTTGGTATCCGCATTGCCATCCATACGTATACGGTAGGCATCGCGGTAGGTCCTGTATTTGTTCATGTTGAAGATATACGTACCGGTGGTGATACCCAGTGCCGCATAAATAAGTGGCAGTTTCCAGTATTCCCGGTTATAAATCTGGCCCAGACCTGGCAATACCGCCGAGTAGAGGGCTGCTTTACGTGGGCTATGAATGGGTGGTTGTACTATTGGACCTGCAGAGTCTTTCTTAACAACTCCTGCTGAATCCTTCGTTGTGATGAAAAGTCCGGCACTGTCTTTACGGTTATCCGGCTGTTGTTTTCTCAACCATTCTGCTTTGGTACTGTCCTGTGCATTTGCAGTAGTATGCAATAAGCATAATACCGGCGAAGCCAGGAAACAAATGCGTAATAAAAAATGAAGTATGTTTCCGGACTTTTTAGCCACCGTATAAGTCTATTTTTTCTAATATACTATCCAGTTCTTCGTCAGAGTAGAACTCGATCGTTACGCTTCCTTTACCGCTCTTGTTTCTATCCAGTTTCACTTTTGTAGAAAAGTGGCTGGCCAGGTTATCCTCTATTTTCTGATAAGGGGGAGGTAATGTGTTCTTAGCTGGTTTCTTTACATTTCCTTTATCGATATGGGAGGTTTTCCGCACCAGTTCTTCTGTCTGGCGTACGGAAAGGCCGTTTTGCATGATCTCGTTGAAGATGAAGAGTTGTTTTTCCACATTTTCAACAGCGATCAGTGCACGGGCATGACCCATACTGATTTGTCCGTTCCTGACAGCTACCTGAATATCTGGTGGCAGTTTAAGGAGGCGGATATAGTTGGTAACCGTACTTCTTTCTTTACCCATACGGTCGGCCACTTGTTCCTGGGTGAGCATCACCTCATCCATGAGGCGTTTGTAGCTCAAACCAATTTCAATGGCATTCAGATTTTCGCGCTGTAAGTTTTCCAGCAGTGCCAGTTCCAGCAGTTCCTGGTCGTTTACCTGGCGGATGTATGCAGGAATGTCTTTCAGACCTGCCATCCGGCTTGCGCGCAAACGGCGTTCACCTGCTATCAGCTGGTATTTTTTGGGCCCCAGTTTTGACACGGTAATCGGCTGGATTACATCGTGCAAAGAAATGGACATACTCAGTTCCTGCAAAGCCTTTTCATCGAAGTCCCGGCGCGGCTGCTTTGGATTGATGTCGATCTGGTCCAGCGGAATACGCTCGATACCAGTGGCCTGTGATACCACCTGCTCATTGAGCGCATTGGAGGTTAGCTTCAGGTCAGTATCAATGTTTGCCAGCAGCGAGCGGATACCTTTACCCAGCGCCTCTTTCTTATTAGGAGTACCCTTACTCTGATTGCTCATTGTCGATTGCTAGTATTTTATCTTCAAGGTTAATACGTGTGAAATTATTCTTTTGGAGTATTTCTTTGGCAAGGTTCAGGTAATTGATAGCCCCTGTACTTGCCGCGTCATACATGATTACGGATTTACCAAAACTAGGTGCTTCGCCCAGTTTGGTATTACGGTGAATAATTGTATTGAACACGCTTTCTTCAAAATGTTGTTTCACCTCGTCCACCACCTGGTTGCTCAGACGGAGGCGGCCATCATACATGGTCATGAGGATCCCCTCAATGGCCAGGTTTGTATTCAGGCGGCTCTGAACGATTTTTATGGTATTCAGTAACTTACCCAGACCCTCCAGTGCAAAGAACTCACACTGTACAGGAATAATCACAGAGTCTGATGCCACAAGTGCATTGACAGTGATCAGACCCAGGGAAGGGGAGCAGTCTACTATTACAAAGTCATATTCATCCCTTACAGCATCTATTACCTGCTTCATTACCTGTTCCCTGTTCGGGTGGTTAATGAGTTCCAGTTCAGCACCTACCAGATCAATATGGGAGGCGAGTACTTTCAGGTTCGGAGTATCCGATTCCAGGATCACGTCTTTGGCCTGGACATCGTTTACCATACAGTCATATAAACTCTGCTGTATGTTGCGGAGGTCAAAACCCAAGCCGGTGGTGCTATTTGCCTGTGGGTCGGCATCCACCAGCAGTGTTTTGTACTCCAGCACTGCCAGGCTGCTAGCCAGGTTAATAGCGCTGGTAGTCTTTCCTACCCCACCTTTTTGATTCGCGATTGCAATTACTCTTGCCATTGTTGATTAGGTATTTCTTAGGTTTACTATAGGATAATAAAAAGGCCATGGCTAATGGTCAATAGTCATTTCCCATGGTTGTAATATATTCTTATTCTTATAAATCGATAGTAGTTCCTATTGCGGGTAAAAGCAATTCCAAACCTGCCTGGGTAAACTGTTGTTTCGTTTTCTCCTGATCTATCTTAATATATCCGAATGTATCGTAGTGAATTCCAACAATCCTTTTACAATCAATAAATTCCGCAGCGATAATCGCATCTGCTGCTCCCATTGTGAAGTTATCCCCAAGTGGCAACACCGCAAAATCTAATTTCGCCCAGCGGGGAATCAGCTGCATATCCATGGTCAAACCGGTATCACCTGAAAAATAGAAATTACCAGCTGTGGTTGTGAACACATATCCTACCGGGGTACCACCATAAGATCCGTCAGGCATAGAACTGGTATGGGTAGCTACTACACATTTTACAGTACCGAAGTCAAAGTTCCATTTTCCGCCAATGTTCATCGGGTGACCTTTCTCTACGCCCTGCTTTTTCGCCCAGCCCAGTACTTCAGGTACTGCAACGACGGTTGCCTGGGTACGCTTTGCCAGAGGAACAAGGTCTGCAATGTGGTCCTCATGACCATGTGACATAAAGATATAATCAGCTTCCAGCTTATTGACATCGATAGCCTTCGCTAACTCGTTGTACGTGATAAATGGATCAAAAACAATCTTTTTGCCCTTAATCTCGACTGCAAAACAGGAATGACCGTAAAATGTAAGCTTCATATCTTTCTAGAGTGTCTTTATGCTTTAACAATCAATAAATTAGAATACACCAGTCCGCAAATTCAATGCCACTGTACTATTCATCAACCGTTATGCCTTCATTATTAACTATTAGTGACCCAGGTTCAACAAAAGTACAACGATTAAAGAAAATTCAGTGGAGGGGGTATATTTATTTATTCACAGGATAGCTCCCTTTTGGTGGTTAATTATTTATAAATCAATATTTTAACCCAAATTGTTAAATGAAATAGAAAAAAATGAATGTTCCATGCAATATGTTCCACGCTCATTCGTCTGGTGTTTTTTAGCAAGGGTCGCACTATTTTTGTACAGTAAATCATTAGCGGAAAAAAGTTAAGCAGATGCGCACGGGATTAAACACATTTTTATTAGCTGGGCTACTATTCTTATTGGATTTATATGTATTTATGGCCGTGAGGGCCGTATTTTATGGTGCGGCAGCCCGTATCAGGACGATCGCATTCAGCACCTACTGGGTCATTTCAGCCCTGGTGATACTCCTGGTATTGCTCATGCCCTACATCCACTGGCAGGACTGGTCCAAACATCTCAGGGGCTATGTGCTCACCATCATTTTTGCAGTTGTAGTGGCAAAACTGCTGGTAGCTATCTTCTTATTATTAGACGACTTCCGGAGAGGTATTACCTGGATCGTTCAGCGCTTTAGCACCCCTCAGTCCACTGAAATGA
This window of the Chitinophaga sancti genome carries:
- the cysD gene encoding sulfate adenylyltransferase subunit CysD, with the translated sequence MSNKIQWEFPQALEDEAIYILRETAAQFEKPAILFSGGKDSITIVRLAQKAFYPGKCPFPLLHIDTGHNFPETIQFRDWLVESLGLELVVRNVQDSINQGKVQEETGKYASRNALQTVTLLDAIEEMKYDACIGGARRDEEKARAKERIFSVRDEFGQWNAKMQRPELFDMLNGKINIGENVRVFPISNWTELDVWNYIRREKLEIPSIYFSHERDIIERDGMYWPASPFLNTTDEEVPFRQKVRFRTVGDMTCTAAVISEADKLEDIISEILEAKISERGARIDDKRSEAAMEKRKQAGYF
- a CDS encoding phosphoadenylyl-sulfate reductase, which encodes MKDIRQAIEGLDAPAAMAWLAAEFPGAVAFSTSFGQEDQVIADMIWRHNIPVRVFTLDTGRLFQETYDLMDLTRARYKQNFEVYFPETSSVESLLKEKGSNSFYESVENRKECCNIRKVVPLNRALQGVKVWITGLRAEQSENRQSLHDIEWDESRQMYKYQPLINWTFEQMLDYLKTNNVPYNKLHDQGFISIGCAPCTRAIEPGEHPRAGRWWWEISKKECGLHG
- a CDS encoding ParB/RepB/Spo0J family partition protein, which translates into the protein MSNQSKGTPNKKEALGKGIRSLLANIDTDLKLTSNALNEQVVSQATGIERIPLDQIDINPKQPRRDFDEKALQELSMSISLHDVIQPITVSKLGPKKYQLIAGERRLRASRMAGLKDIPAYIRQVNDQELLELALLENLQRENLNAIEIGLSYKRLMDEVMLTQEQVADRMGKERSTVTNYIRLLKLPPDIQVAVRNGQISMGHARALIAVENVEKQLFIFNEIMQNGLSVRQTEELVRKTSHIDKGNVKKPAKNTLPPPYQKIEDNLASHFSTKVKLDRNKSGKGSVTIEFYSDEELDSILEKIDLYGG
- a CDS encoding RrF2 family transcriptional regulator, with the translated sequence MLSKKTQYAFHALIHLAENQDKGPILISEIAQEKNISIKFLENILLELKNAGILGSKKGKGGGYYLMKPPKEIALAKIIRLLDGAIALLPCVSLNYYERCENCKDETVCGLNEVMSKVRDASLKILENKTLKDILTRQVTT
- a CDS encoding DUF5683 domain-containing protein, which encodes MAKKSGNILHFLLRICFLASPVLCLLHTTANAQDSTKAEWLRKQQPDNRKDSAGLFITTKDSAGVVKKDSAGPIVQPPIHSPRKAALYSAVLPGLGQIYNREYWKLPLIYAALGITTGTYIFNMNKYRTYRDAYRIRMDGNADTKDAYVGLYSDAGLKYLRDGYREYVDYSVLVFVLAYSLNIVDATVFAHLRNFDMSDDLSFKITPTVINNQALGFCLKVNLGGSKKKSVSSLAMAAPTKW
- a CDS encoding ParA family protein, whose product is MARVIAIANQKGGVGKTTSAINLASSLAVLEYKTLLVDADPQANSTTGLGFDLRNIQQSLYDCMVNDVQAKDVILESDTPNLKVLASHIDLVGAELELINHPNREQVMKQVIDAVRDEYDFVIVDCSPSLGLITVNALVASDSVIIPVQCEFFALEGLGKLLNTIKIVQSRLNTNLAIEGILMTMYDGRLRLSNQVVDEVKQHFEESVFNTIIHRNTKLGEAPSFGKSVIMYDAASTGAINYLNLAKEILQKNNFTRINLEDKILAIDNEQSE
- a CDS encoding metal-dependent hydrolase, which codes for MKLTFYGHSCFAVEIKGKKIVFDPFITYNELAKAIDVNKLEADYIFMSHGHEDHIADLVPLAKRTQATVVAVPEVLGWAKKQGVEKGHPMNIGGKWNFDFGTVKCVVATHTSSMPDGSYGGTPVGYVFTTTAGNFYFSGDTGLTMDMQLIPRWAKLDFAVLPLGDNFTMGAADAIIAAEFIDCKRIVGIHYDTFGYIKIDQEKTKQQFTQAGLELLLPAIGTTIDL
- the dapB gene encoding 4-hydroxy-tetrahydrodipicolinate reductase; translated protein: MKIALIGYGKMGKAIEAIAVAKGHEIVARIDKDNQDLLNKEILQNANVAIEFTGPETAYNNILKCFEANVPVICGSTGWLEKMPEVTALCLEKHQAFLYASNFSIGVNIFFELNKRLAELMAPQSQYNVTMEEIHHTQKRDAPSGTAISLAEQVLEKVTRKQNWVNDETTAPTELAIISKRIDPAPGTHIINYTSPIDDITITHTAHSREGFASGAVVAAEWIQGKKGVFSMKDVLSL